The Iamia sp. SCSIO 61187 genomic sequence TCGGCACCCAGTCCGCGCGGATCACGCGCACGGCGGCGACGATCGACGGCACGGCGACGCAGACGGAGATCAGCAGGAGACGCCGCCGGTCGCGCCGGCCGGAGGGCGACGCATCCTCCGCCTCCAGCTCGCCGTCGCCTCGCTCCCGCATCGACCCCTCTCTCACACCCGGCCGGCGAGAGTACTACGAGACCGACGTCACACCTGAGAGACGGTGGTCGCCGGGGGGTCCTGGACGATCAGAGGCGCCTCGCTCCGGGAGGACGTCCTCGGCGCGGGCGCCGATGGTGGCCCTGTGCGGGGACGCGCCGCTGGCCGCACCCCGGAGGGTGCGGCCAGCGGTGGCGAAGCGGATCAGCGAGGCGGCCACCCCTGGATGGGGTGGACCTGCGAGCTACTTGAGCTCGACGCTCGCGCCCTCGGCCTCGAGGGCCTCCTTGGCCTTCTCGGCGTCCTCCTTGGAGGCCTTCTCGATGACAGGCTTGGGAGCGTTGTCGACGAGGTCCTTGGCCTCCTTGAGGCCCAGCCCGCTGAGCGAGCGGACGGCCTTGATGACCTTGACCTTGTTGTCGCCGGCGGCGGTGAGCACGACGTCGAACTCGTCCTGCTCCTCGGCCTCCTCGGCGGCGCCGCCGCCACCGGCGGGGGCGGCCGCAGCGGCCGCCACGGGGGCGGCGGCGGTGACGTCGAAGCGCTCCTCGAACGCCTTCTTGAGCTCGGACAGCTCCAGCACGGTCATGCCCGCGATGGCGTCGAGGATGTCGTCAGTGGAAAGGGTGGCCATGTTCAGCTCTCCTCGGTAGCGGCCGACTCGGCCGGGGTCTCGGTGGTGTCGTCGGCCGGGGCCGACTCGGTGGCATCGGCGTCAGCCGACTCGGTGGTCGCAGCCTCGGCCGTCGCAGCGGCGTCGGCCTCGGCCGGGGTCTCCTCCGCCGCGGGGGCGGGGTCGGTGGGGGCGCCGGGGGCGCCGCCCGCCTCGATGAGGGCGTTCAGGGCGTAGCTGAACGACCGGGGGACGGCGTCGAGCAGGCTCGCCATCTGCTGCATGGGGGCGGCGAACAGACCGGCGATCTCCGCCAGCAGCTGGTCGCGGCTCGGGAGGTCGGCGAGGGCCTTGACCTCGTCGGCGCCGAGCACCGAGGTGCCCAGCAGGCCGCCCTTGACGACCAGCGCCGGGTTGGTCCGGGCGAAGTCCCGCAGGGCCTTGGCCACGCCGGCGGCGTCGCCGTCGACGAACGCGATGGCGGTCGGGCCGGTGAGCAGGTCGTCGATGTCGAGGCCCCGCTCGCGCGCGGCGATCCGCACCAGCGTGTTCTTGTAGATCTTGTAGGTGCCGCCGGAGCTGCGCAGGGCGTCGCGCAGCTCGGCCATGGCGGGCACGTCGAGGCCGCGGTACTCCGTGAGCACGGCGGCTTCGGCGGCGTCGAGACGCTCGCCCACCTCGGTGACCACGGCGGCCTTCTCAGGTCGTGGCTCTCCCATGGCTCTCCTCTCTCGATCGGGTGGCGCTGCCGAGCGCGAGGACACGAGAGAGAGGAAGCAGGCTTCCCCGCCTCGACTGGCGGCCCGTGGGCCCTTCGCCACCGTGAGGTGGACCAGCTGTCTCCGGCGAGCAGAGCTCAGATGTGAACAGCGAACGCTACCGCTGCAACCCCAAGGGGACCAAACCCAGACGACGCATGAGCACGACCCCGGCGATGGACCGCCACCAGGCCGCAGCCCGGCGCAGCCGCAGGGGGCGTGGGGGGCACCCCCACACGAAGAGGCGTGTGCCCGAGGAACGAGGGCTCCGCCTCTGGGAAGGTCTTCAGCGCGAGCGCAGCGAGGCCCGCTCAGCTCTGAGGAGTGGAGCGAGCGCCAGCGAGCGAACGACTCAGACTTCCTCGACGACCTTGATGCGGTTGGGGTCGATCTTGATGCCGGGGCCCATGGTGGAGGCGACGCCGACCTTGCGGAGGTACCGGCCCTTCGACGAGGCCGGCTTGGCCCGGTGGAGCTCGTCGATGACGGCCCGCAGGTTGGCGACCAGGTCGGCGCTGGCGAAGGACGCCTTGCCCACCGGGACGTGGACGTTGCCGTAGCGGTCGGTGCGGTACTCGACCTTGCCGCCCTTGAAGTCGGCGACGGCCTTGCCCACGTCGGTGGTCACGGTGCCGGTCTTGGGGTTGGGCATGAGCCCGCGGGGGCCGAGCACGCGGCCCAGGCGCCCGACGGTCGGCATCATGTCCGGGGTGGCGATGGCCAGGTCGAAGTCGAGCATGCCCCCCTCGACCTGGGCGGCCAGGTCGTCGCTGCCCACGATGTCGGCGCCGGCGGCGCGGGCCTCGTCGGCGGCGTCGCCGGCGGCGAAGACGGCGATGCGCACGTCCTTGCCGGTGCCCGACGGCAGGGCCACGGTGCCCCGGACCATCTGGTCGGCCTTGCGGGGGTCGACGCCGAGGCGGACGCCCAGCTCGATGGTCTCGTCGAAGCCGGCCGTCGCCAGCGTCTTCACCAGCTCCACGGCCTCGTCGGCCGAGTGCAGGTTCTCGCGGTCGTACCGCTTGGTCGCGTCGGTGTAGCGCTTGCCCTTCGCCATGGTGGTGGCTCCCTCGTGTCGATGGCCCGGGGCGAGGTCCTCCCCGGTGCCTGGGTTGTACCGGTCCGCCGGACGGCGGGACGGCTGCGGCCCGGGGGCCGGCGGAAGATCAGACGACCTGGAGGCCCATGGAGCGGGCCGTGCCCTCGACCTGCTTGATGGCGGCGTCGATGTCGTTGGCGTTGAGGTCGGGCAGCTTGGTCTCGGCGATGGAGCGGACCTGGTCGGCGGTGACCGAGCCGGCGCCCTCCTTGCCGGGGTTCTGCGAGCCCTTGGTGATGCCGGCGGCCTCGCGGAGGAGGACGGGCGTCGGCGGGGTCTTGGTGATGAAGGTGAAGGTGCGGTCCTCGAAGACCGTGATCTCCACGGGCACGATGGTGCCCCGCTGGGACTCGGTCTGGGCGTTGTACGCCTTGCAGAAGTCCATGATGGCCACGCCGTGCGGGCCCAGGGCGGTGCCCACGGGCGGGGCCGGGTTGGCCTGGCCGGCGGGGATCTGGATCTTGACGACGGCCAGGACCTTCTTCTTGGC encodes the following:
- the rplK gene encoding 50S ribosomal protein L11; translation: MAKKKVLAVVKIQIPAGQANPAPPVGTALGPHGVAIMDFCKAYNAQTESQRGTIVPVEITVFEDRTFTFITKTPPTPVLLREAAGITKGSQNPGKEGAGSVTADQVRSIAETKLPDLNANDIDAAIKQVEGTARSMGLQVV
- the rplJ gene encoding 50S ribosomal protein L10 gives rise to the protein MGEPRPEKAAVVTEVGERLDAAEAAVLTEYRGLDVPAMAELRDALRSSGGTYKIYKNTLVRIAARERGLDIDDLLTGPTAIAFVDGDAAGVAKALRDFARTNPALVVKGGLLGTSVLGADEVKALADLPSRDQLLAEIAGLFAAPMQQMASLLDAVPRSFSYALNALIEAGGAPGAPTDPAPAAEETPAEADAAATAEAATTESADADATESAPADDTTETPAESAATEES
- the rplA gene encoding 50S ribosomal protein L1 codes for the protein MAKGKRYTDATKRYDRENLHSADEAVELVKTLATAGFDETIELGVRLGVDPRKADQMVRGTVALPSGTGKDVRIAVFAAGDAADEARAAGADIVGSDDLAAQVEGGMLDFDLAIATPDMMPTVGRLGRVLGPRGLMPNPKTGTVTTDVGKAVADFKGGKVEYRTDRYGNVHVPVGKASFASADLVANLRAVIDELHRAKPASSKGRYLRKVGVASTMGPGIKIDPNRIKVVEEV
- the rplL gene encoding 50S ribosomal protein L7/L12 produces the protein MATLSTDDILDAIAGMTVLELSELKKAFEERFDVTAAAPVAAAAAAPAGGGGAAEEAEEQDEFDVVLTAAGDNKVKVIKAVRSLSGLGLKEAKDLVDNAPKPVIEKASKEDAEKAKEALEAEGASVELK